One genomic region from Sciurus carolinensis chromosome 2, mSciCar1.2, whole genome shotgun sequence encodes:
- the Fastkd5 gene encoding FAST kinase domain-containing protein 5, mitochondrial isoform X2 codes for MPKISRHFLWNISPSGSNQAPYNKKLPGQTCEDCALTAKKISTDIRMAATLKLLKSLKYQAFCNPFAYSATQSVAYWNMGSSIWHRGQAPSDYSSSCHPARKVKNIGSATSFQRVFTISSAPLGLEFSKASTSKSSKLQLDSPRTVRIDEEDVEVFDSFEGTRVFLQLRPEYQLHSYYRSETCQPLSVSEGELILHKVIVYQSNLQPKIIADYFCKLSSLPAEQHPVLLSSTSFALLCQLSVKNIQVFDIPDIISILKAFVSLGIPHSHSLLDVYETKFCHQVWEMSLDQLLLVADLWRCLGRRVPRFLKIFFSYLNLHWKDLSLSQLIHLIYIIGESRQVPQDLMQKLESLILKYIDSINLEEVGTICLGFFKSSSSLSEFVMRKLGDLACADMQHLSSHALVHILKMFRFTHVDHVNFMKHFGEIAPQRIPSLGVQGVMHLTLACSALHILDERVMNAVAASLPPRVVHCRSKDVAKILWSFGTLNYKPPNTEEFYSSLINEIHRKMPEFNQYPEHLLTCLLGLAFSEYFPIELIDFALSPGFVKLAQERSKFELTKELYTLDGTVGVECPDYTGSRLSSYLQQEASAKLWNLARKDMNSKPEFLEALFLLENMLGGPQYIKHHMILPHTRSSDLEVQLDVNMKPLPFNREAIPTEDVAKLKLKHIGVSLTDDLMNQLLKGKARGHFQRKIESETLQQPMKSEKESLGDSLCNVTGRLETVEMAGLCPSANVQAPPVKLALQLTNKNQYCYGSRNLLGLHNMKRRQLVQLGYHVVELSYWEWLPLLKRTRLEKLAFLHEKVFSSVL; via the coding sequence ATGCCGAAGATTTCCAGGCATTTTCTGTGGAACATCTCCCCATCCGGCTCTAATCAAGCACCATATAACAAGAAATTGCCTGGTCAAACCTGTGAGGACTGTGCTCTGACTGCCAAAAAGATCAGTACTGACATCAGAATGGCAGCTACTCTCAAGttgttaaaatctttaaaatatcaagcattttgcaatccttttgcctacAGTGCCACCCAAAGTGTGGCATATTGGAATATGGGAAGCAGTATATGGCACAGGGGACAGGCCCCTTCTGATTATAGTAGTTCCTGCCATCCTGCCAGAAAAGTTAAGAACATTGGTAGCGCCACCTCTTTTCAGAGGGTCTTCACAATCAGCAGTGCCCCTCTGGGTCTGGAGTTCAGCAAGGCGTCTACCTCTAAAAGCAGCAAGTTGCAGCTGGATTCACCCAGGACTGTGAGAATTGATGAAGAGGATGTAGAAGTTTTTGATTCCTTTGAAGGCACCCGAGTTTTCCTACAGCTAAGACCAGAGTACCAGCTTCACAGCTATTACAGATCTGAGACTTGTCAGCCCCTGTCTGTTTCAGAAGGTGAACTAATTTTGCACAAAGTCATAGTTTATCAAAGTAACCTTCAGCCTAAAATCATTGCTGATTATTTCTGTAAACTGAGCTCTTTGCCTGCAGAACAGCATCCTGTTTTGTTGTCCAGTACCAGCTTTGCTCTGCTCTGCCAACTGAGTGTGAAAAATATACAAGTCTTTGATATCCCAGATATAATCAGTATTTTGAAAGCCTTTGTCAGTTTAGGAATTCCTCACTCCCATTCATTGCTAGATGTGTACGAAACCAAGTTTTGCCATCAGGTGTGGGAGATGAGTCTGGATCAGCTTCTCTTGGTGGCTGATCTCTGGCGATGCTTAGGTCGCAGGGTACCTcggtttctaaaaattttttttagttaccTTAATTTGCACTGGAAAGATCTATCCTTGTCCCAGCTGATTcacttaatttatattatagGTGAAAGTCGTCAGGTACCTCAGGACCTAATGCAAAAACTAGAATCATTGATCCTTAAGTATATAGATtcaatcaacttagaggaggttGGTACAATCTGTTTGGGGTTCTTTAAGTCAAGTAGTAGTCTCTCTGAATTTGTAATGCGGAAACTTGGAGACTTGGCTTGTGCTGACATGCAGCATCTGAGTAGTCATGCCTTAGTGCATATTCTTAAAATGTTCCGATTCACTCATGTGGATCACGTAAATTTTATGAAACACTTTGGAGAGATTGCTCCTCAGCGAATTCCTTCCCTGGGGGTTCAGGGTGTCATGCACCTGACTCTTGCCTGCTCAGCTTTACACATTCTGGATGAACGAGTAATGAATGCAGTGGCTGCTTCTTTGCCTCCTAGGGTAGTGCACTGTCGCAGTAAAGATGTTGCCAAAATTCTGTGGTCATTTGGAACTCTGAATTATAAGCCACCCAATACAGAAGAATTTTACTCCAGCCTaataaatgaaattcacagaAAGATGCCTGAATTCAACCAATACCCAGAACACCTGCTcacctgcctcctgggcctggcaTTTTCTGAGTACTTTCCAATAGAGCTTATTGATTTTGCTTTGAGTCCAGGGTTTGTCAAGCTAGCTCAGGAGAGAAGTAAGTTTGAACTTACTAAGGAACTGTACACTCTTGATGGTACAGTTGGTGTTGAGTGTCCAGATTATACAGGTAGTCGTCTTAGTTCTTACCTTCAGCAAGAGGCTTCTGCAAAGCTTTGGAATTTAGCAAGGAAGGATATGAACTCAAAGCCTGAATTCCTAGAAGCTCTCTTTTTACTTGAGAACATGTTGGGTGGCCCCCAGTACATCAAGCACCATATGATTTTACCTCATACCCGGTCTTCTGATTTAGAGGTCCAGCTTGACGTTAACATGAAGCCATTACCGTTTAATAGAGAAGCCATACCAACTGAAGATGTAGCCAAATTAAAGCTCAAGCACATAGGAGTCAGCCTTACAGATGATTTGATGAATCAGTTGCTGAAGGGGAAAGCAAGAGGGCATTTCCAGAGGAAAATTGAGTCAGAGACTTTGCAGCAGCCCATGAAGTCAGAGAAAGAGTCCTTGGGGGACTCCCTTTGCAATGTGACAGGTAGATTGGAAACTGTGGAGATGGCTGGCCTGTGTCCTTCAGCCAACGTTCAGGCCCCACCAGTGAAACTGGCTCTTCAGTTGACCAACAAGAACCAATATTGCTATGGTTCCAGGAATCTGCTTGGACTGCACAATATGAAGAGGCGGCAGCTGGTTCAGCTTGGGTACCATGTGGTAGAATTATCCTACTGGGAATGGCTCCCGCTACTGAAACGAACTCGCTTAGAGAAGCTGGCTTTCCTCCATGAGAAAGTATTCTCTTCTGTTCTCTAA
- the Fastkd5 gene encoding FAST kinase domain-containing protein 5, mitochondrial isoform X1: MEILIYLAPIRAESFVIHGSCDMPKISRHFLWNISPSGSNQAPYNKKLPGQTCEDCALTAKKISTDIRMAATLKLLKSLKYQAFCNPFAYSATQSVAYWNMGSSIWHRGQAPSDYSSSCHPARKVKNIGSATSFQRVFTISSAPLGLEFSKASTSKSSKLQLDSPRTVRIDEEDVEVFDSFEGTRVFLQLRPEYQLHSYYRSETCQPLSVSEGELILHKVIVYQSNLQPKIIADYFCKLSSLPAEQHPVLLSSTSFALLCQLSVKNIQVFDIPDIISILKAFVSLGIPHSHSLLDVYETKFCHQVWEMSLDQLLLVADLWRCLGRRVPRFLKIFFSYLNLHWKDLSLSQLIHLIYIIGESRQVPQDLMQKLESLILKYIDSINLEEVGTICLGFFKSSSSLSEFVMRKLGDLACADMQHLSSHALVHILKMFRFTHVDHVNFMKHFGEIAPQRIPSLGVQGVMHLTLACSALHILDERVMNAVAASLPPRVVHCRSKDVAKILWSFGTLNYKPPNTEEFYSSLINEIHRKMPEFNQYPEHLLTCLLGLAFSEYFPIELIDFALSPGFVKLAQERSKFELTKELYTLDGTVGVECPDYTGSRLSSYLQQEASAKLWNLARKDMNSKPEFLEALFLLENMLGGPQYIKHHMILPHTRSSDLEVQLDVNMKPLPFNREAIPTEDVAKLKLKHIGVSLTDDLMNQLLKGKARGHFQRKIESETLQQPMKSEKESLGDSLCNVTGRLETVEMAGLCPSANVQAPPVKLALQLTNKNQYCYGSRNLLGLHNMKRRQLVQLGYHVVELSYWEWLPLLKRTRLEKLAFLHEKVFSSVL, translated from the exons ATGGAGATCCTAATA TATCTGGCACCAATTCGGGCTGAGTCATTTGTGATCCATGGCTCTTGTGATATGCCGAAGATTTCCAGGCATTTTCTGTGGAACATCTCCCCATCCGGCTCTAATCAAGCACCATATAACAAGAAATTGCCTGGTCAAACCTGTGAGGACTGTGCTCTGACTGCCAAAAAGATCAGTACTGACATCAGAATGGCAGCTACTCTCAAGttgttaaaatctttaaaatatcaagcattttgcaatccttttgcctacAGTGCCACCCAAAGTGTGGCATATTGGAATATGGGAAGCAGTATATGGCACAGGGGACAGGCCCCTTCTGATTATAGTAGTTCCTGCCATCCTGCCAGAAAAGTTAAGAACATTGGTAGCGCCACCTCTTTTCAGAGGGTCTTCACAATCAGCAGTGCCCCTCTGGGTCTGGAGTTCAGCAAGGCGTCTACCTCTAAAAGCAGCAAGTTGCAGCTGGATTCACCCAGGACTGTGAGAATTGATGAAGAGGATGTAGAAGTTTTTGATTCCTTTGAAGGCACCCGAGTTTTCCTACAGCTAAGACCAGAGTACCAGCTTCACAGCTATTACAGATCTGAGACTTGTCAGCCCCTGTCTGTTTCAGAAGGTGAACTAATTTTGCACAAAGTCATAGTTTATCAAAGTAACCTTCAGCCTAAAATCATTGCTGATTATTTCTGTAAACTGAGCTCTTTGCCTGCAGAACAGCATCCTGTTTTGTTGTCCAGTACCAGCTTTGCTCTGCTCTGCCAACTGAGTGTGAAAAATATACAAGTCTTTGATATCCCAGATATAATCAGTATTTTGAAAGCCTTTGTCAGTTTAGGAATTCCTCACTCCCATTCATTGCTAGATGTGTACGAAACCAAGTTTTGCCATCAGGTGTGGGAGATGAGTCTGGATCAGCTTCTCTTGGTGGCTGATCTCTGGCGATGCTTAGGTCGCAGGGTACCTcggtttctaaaaattttttttagttaccTTAATTTGCACTGGAAAGATCTATCCTTGTCCCAGCTGATTcacttaatttatattatagGTGAAAGTCGTCAGGTACCTCAGGACCTAATGCAAAAACTAGAATCATTGATCCTTAAGTATATAGATtcaatcaacttagaggaggttGGTACAATCTGTTTGGGGTTCTTTAAGTCAAGTAGTAGTCTCTCTGAATTTGTAATGCGGAAACTTGGAGACTTGGCTTGTGCTGACATGCAGCATCTGAGTAGTCATGCCTTAGTGCATATTCTTAAAATGTTCCGATTCACTCATGTGGATCACGTAAATTTTATGAAACACTTTGGAGAGATTGCTCCTCAGCGAATTCCTTCCCTGGGGGTTCAGGGTGTCATGCACCTGACTCTTGCCTGCTCAGCTTTACACATTCTGGATGAACGAGTAATGAATGCAGTGGCTGCTTCTTTGCCTCCTAGGGTAGTGCACTGTCGCAGTAAAGATGTTGCCAAAATTCTGTGGTCATTTGGAACTCTGAATTATAAGCCACCCAATACAGAAGAATTTTACTCCAGCCTaataaatgaaattcacagaAAGATGCCTGAATTCAACCAATACCCAGAACACCTGCTcacctgcctcctgggcctggcaTTTTCTGAGTACTTTCCAATAGAGCTTATTGATTTTGCTTTGAGTCCAGGGTTTGTCAAGCTAGCTCAGGAGAGAAGTAAGTTTGAACTTACTAAGGAACTGTACACTCTTGATGGTACAGTTGGTGTTGAGTGTCCAGATTATACAGGTAGTCGTCTTAGTTCTTACCTTCAGCAAGAGGCTTCTGCAAAGCTTTGGAATTTAGCAAGGAAGGATATGAACTCAAAGCCTGAATTCCTAGAAGCTCTCTTTTTACTTGAGAACATGTTGGGTGGCCCCCAGTACATCAAGCACCATATGATTTTACCTCATACCCGGTCTTCTGATTTAGAGGTCCAGCTTGACGTTAACATGAAGCCATTACCGTTTAATAGAGAAGCCATACCAACTGAAGATGTAGCCAAATTAAAGCTCAAGCACATAGGAGTCAGCCTTACAGATGATTTGATGAATCAGTTGCTGAAGGGGAAAGCAAGAGGGCATTTCCAGAGGAAAATTGAGTCAGAGACTTTGCAGCAGCCCATGAAGTCAGAGAAAGAGTCCTTGGGGGACTCCCTTTGCAATGTGACAGGTAGATTGGAAACTGTGGAGATGGCTGGCCTGTGTCCTTCAGCCAACGTTCAGGCCCCACCAGTGAAACTGGCTCTTCAGTTGACCAACAAGAACCAATATTGCTATGGTTCCAGGAATCTGCTTGGACTGCACAATATGAAGAGGCGGCAGCTGGTTCAGCTTGGGTACCATGTGGTAGAATTATCCTACTGGGAATGGCTCCCGCTACTGAAACGAACTCGCTTAGAGAAGCTGGCTTTCCTCCATGAGAAAGTATTCTCTTCTGTTCTCTAA